In Sphingomonas psychrotolerans, the following proteins share a genomic window:
- a CDS encoding sulfite exporter TauE/SafE family protein → MILDWHFYALAIPAVILLGLAKGGFAGMGALSLPMLTFAIDPVRAAAILLPILIAQDVVGVWAFRRTVDWRVLVWMMPGAMFGIWLGYAFAASVSPLGVMAAVGVISMIFGAYRLWAARHRGAPREAARWPEWVGSLFGIASGFTSQIAHAGQPPFQLWVLPRKLDRDVLIGTTALFFAAINWIKVPAYAALGQFTAANLLTAAVLLPLALVSTVAGVWLVRRIAPERFYTAIYWLMILVGGALIWEALA, encoded by the coding sequence ATGATCCTCGACTGGCATTTCTACGCCCTCGCCATCCCCGCCGTGATCTTGCTCGGGCTGGCCAAGGGCGGGTTCGCGGGCATGGGCGCGCTGTCGCTGCCGATGCTCACTTTCGCGATCGACCCGGTGCGCGCCGCGGCGATCCTGCTGCCGATCCTGATTGCGCAGGATGTGGTCGGGGTCTGGGCGTTCCGTCGTACCGTCGACTGGCGCGTGCTCGTCTGGATGATGCCCGGCGCGATGTTCGGAATCTGGCTCGGTTACGCTTTTGCCGCGAGCGTGTCGCCGCTTGGCGTCATGGCGGCAGTCGGCGTCATCTCCATGATTTTCGGCGCCTATCGCCTCTGGGCGGCGCGCCATAGGGGAGCGCCGCGCGAGGCCGCGCGATGGCCTGAATGGGTGGGCTCACTGTTCGGTATCGCTTCGGGTTTCACCAGCCAGATCGCGCATGCGGGGCAGCCGCCCTTCCAGCTATGGGTGCTCCCGCGCAAGCTCGACCGCGACGTGCTGATCGGCACCACCGCGCTGTTCTTCGCTGCGATCAACTGGATCAAGGTGCCCGCTTATGCCGCGCTCGGCCAGTTCACCGCGGCGAATCTTCTTACCGCAGCGGTCCTGCTGCCGCTTGCGCTGGTTTCGACGGTGGCGGGCGTGTGGCTGGTCCGCCGCATCGCGCCCGAGCGCTTCTACACGGCGATCTACTGGCTGATGATCCTCGTCGGCGGGGCGCTGATCTGGGAAGCGCTGGCCTGA
- a CDS encoding antibiotic biosynthesis monooxygenase family protein, with the protein MAEDRTGQVAVMFVSERTGDDPHGYSAAADAMDALAAQQPGYRGIDSVSAGGLGITLSYWADEASAVAWRHHPEHAATREAGRGRWYKWYRLHVADIRRSYSWMRE; encoded by the coding sequence ATGGCGGAGGATCGCACAGGGCAAGTGGCGGTGATGTTCGTCTCCGAGCGCACCGGCGACGATCCCCACGGCTATTCCGCCGCTGCCGATGCGATGGACGCGCTCGCCGCGCAACAGCCGGGCTATCGCGGGATCGACAGCGTCTCGGCCGGTGGCCTCGGCATCACGCTCAGCTATTGGGCTGACGAGGCGAGTGCCGTCGCGTGGCGCCACCATCCCGAGCATGCCGCGACTCGCGAGGCCGGACGCGGCCGCTGGTACAAATGGTATCGGCTCCACGTCGCCGACATCCGCCGCAGCTATTCGTGGATGCGCGAATGA
- a CDS encoding alkene reductase — translation MPSLFDPIQFGAIHLPNRILMAPLTRGRATRAHVPTPIMADYYAQRAGAGLIISEATGISQQGLGWAYAPGLWTEEQVEAWKPVVAAVHDAGGRIVAQLWHMGRLVHPDFLGGEAPVSASANTAPGSVRTYPAEDSGEIKRPYAEARPLRTDEIPGLLDDYENAARNAIRAGFDGVQIHAANGYLIDSFLRDNSNFRDDEYGGSIDNRIRLLDRVTRRVVDTVGGDRTGVRLSPNGEVQGVNDSNPHPLFEAAAAKLDEIGIAFLEMREPRPDGTRGVPDHPPVHPVMRKVFKGPLALNADYHADDAQAALDSGEADAIAYGRTFLANPDLPDRLAKKLPLNPQREDLFYIGGAEGYTDYPRWDASQAA, via the coding sequence ATGCCCAGCCTGTTCGATCCCATCCAGTTCGGCGCGATCCATTTGCCGAACCGCATCCTGATGGCGCCGCTCACCCGCGGCCGTGCGACCCGCGCGCATGTGCCGACACCGATCATGGCGGACTATTATGCGCAACGCGCCGGGGCCGGACTGATCATCTCGGAAGCGACCGGAATCAGCCAGCAGGGGCTCGGCTGGGCCTATGCGCCCGGGCTGTGGACCGAGGAGCAGGTCGAGGCATGGAAGCCGGTGGTCGCCGCGGTGCACGACGCCGGCGGCCGGATCGTCGCGCAGCTCTGGCATATGGGCCGGCTGGTCCATCCGGACTTTCTCGGCGGCGAGGCGCCGGTGTCGGCATCGGCAAACACCGCCCCGGGCAGCGTGCGCACTTATCCGGCCGAGGATAGCGGCGAGATCAAGCGGCCTTATGCCGAGGCCCGGCCGCTGCGCACCGACGAGATCCCCGGGCTCCTCGACGATTACGAGAACGCCGCGAGAAACGCGATCCGCGCCGGGTTCGACGGCGTGCAGATCCACGCCGCCAATGGCTATCTGATCGATTCGTTCCTGCGCGACAATTCGAACTTCCGCGACGACGAATATGGCGGGTCGATCGACAATCGCATCCGGCTGCTCGACCGGGTGACGCGGCGTGTGGTCGATACCGTCGGCGGCGACCGCACCGGCGTGCGGCTCTCACCCAATGGTGAAGTGCAGGGCGTCAACGACAGCAATCCACATCCTTTGTTCGAAGCGGCGGCGGCGAAGCTCGACGAGATCGGCATTGCCTTCCTCGAGATGCGCGAGCCGCGCCCGGATGGTACGCGCGGCGTGCCCGATCATCCGCCGGTCCATCCTGTGATGCGCAAGGTGTTCAAGGGTCCGCTGGCGCTCAACGCCGATTACCATGCCGACGACGCACAAGCGGCGCTCGATTCGGGCGAGGCCGATGCGATCGCTTATGGCCGGACCTTCCTCGCCAATCCCGATCTGCCGGATCGGCTGGCGAAGAAGCTGCCGCTCAATCCGCAGCGCGAGGATTTGTTCTATATCGGCGGGGCCGAGGGCTATACCGACTATCCGCGCTGGGATGCCTCTCAGGCGGCCTGA
- a CDS encoding ribose-phosphate pyrophosphokinase: MKLMAGNSNMPLASAIAGYLEIPLTQANVRRFADEEIFVEILENVRGEDVFVLQSTSYPANDNLMELLIMIDALRRASAKRITAVLPYFGYARQDRKPGPRTPISAKLVANLITTAGANRVLSVDLHAGQIQGFFDIPTDNLFAAPVMSADITTRFPGKQWMVVSPDVGGVVRARALAKRLDNAPLAIVDKRRERPGESEVMNIIGQVEGRFCILIDDIVDSAGTLCNAAAALKAAGAEDVVAYCTHGVLSGGAVARVDASALTELVITDSIGNHAVIAESAKTRHLTIAPLLAEAIKRIADESSVSSLFD; this comes from the coding sequence ATGAAATTGATGGCCGGCAATTCGAACATGCCGCTCGCCAGCGCGATCGCGGGCTATCTCGAGATTCCGTTGACCCAGGCCAATGTCCGCCGCTTTGCCGACGAGGAGATCTTCGTAGAGATCCTCGAGAATGTCCGCGGCGAGGACGTGTTCGTGCTCCAGTCGACCAGCTATCCGGCCAACGATAATCTGATGGAACTGCTGATCATGATCGATGCGCTGCGGCGCGCATCGGCCAAACGGATCACCGCGGTGCTCCCCTATTTCGGCTATGCCCGGCAGGATCGGAAACCCGGCCCGCGCACGCCGATCTCGGCCAAATTGGTCGCCAATTTGATCACCACGGCGGGCGCCAATCGCGTGCTCTCGGTCGACTTGCACGCCGGCCAGATCCAGGGCTTTTTCGACATCCCGACCGACAACCTCTTCGCTGCCCCGGTGATGTCGGCGGACATCACCACGCGCTTTCCGGGCAAGCAGTGGATGGTGGTCTCCCCCGACGTGGGCGGTGTGGTCCGCGCCCGCGCGCTCGCCAAACGGCTCGACAACGCGCCGCTGGCGATCGTCGACAAACGTCGCGAGCGCCCGGGCGAATCCGAAGTGATGAACATCATCGGCCAGGTTGAGGGGCGCTTCTGCATCCTGATCGACGACATCGTCGATTCGGCGGGGACGTTGTGCAACGCGGCTGCGGCGCTCAAGGCCGCCGGCGCCGAGGACGTGGTCGCTTATTGCACTCATGGCGTGCTGTCGGGCGGCGCGGTCGCGCGCGTCGACGCATCGGCATTGACCGAGTTGGTGATCACCGATTCGATCGGCAACCACGCCGTGATCGCCGAAAGCGCCAAGACCCGCCATCTCACGATCGCGCCGTTGCTCGCCGAGGCGATCAAGCGCATCGCCGACGAGAGTTCGGTGTCGTCGCTTTTCGATTGA
- a CDS encoding energy transducer TonB, with product MLFYLAPNVIAMGPEKPIPVIDISKPRVPPPEKSRELPKTERMEPTAPLPTIPKPIILTPTGPIIDGTDKIYPPQPPLPPAPTGEPNVGEPPAPLPPLMAAAQDPRFIKDFQPAYPASELRAQRDGAVKIRVLIGVDGRVKAAESVTATSDAFFEATRRQALSKWRFKPATRGGVPQESWKTLSVRFEIKNQ from the coding sequence ATGCTCTTCTACCTCGCGCCCAACGTGATCGCCATGGGGCCGGAAAAGCCGATCCCGGTCATCGACATCTCCAAACCGCGGGTGCCACCCCCCGAAAAATCCAGAGAACTGCCGAAAACGGAGCGCATGGAACCGACTGCGCCACTTCCGACGATCCCCAAGCCGATCATCCTCACGCCCACCGGCCCGATCATTGACGGCACCGACAAAATCTATCCGCCGCAGCCGCCATTGCCACCCGCGCCGACCGGCGAGCCGAACGTCGGCGAGCCCCCGGCCCCGTTGCCGCCGCTCATGGCCGCGGCGCAGGATCCGCGCTTCATCAAGGACTTCCAGCCAGCCTACCCCGCCAGTGAGCTTCGCGCCCAGCGCGACGGCGCGGTCAAGATTCGGGTGCTGATCGGAGTGGACGGGCGAGTGAAGGCGGCCGAATCGGTCACCGCCACCAGCGACGCCTTTTTCGAGGCGACGCGGCGTCAGGCGCTGTCGAAATGGCGCTTCAAGCCGGCTACCCGTGGCGGCGTGCCGCAGGAAAGCTGGAAGACGCTGAGCGTGCGGTTCGAGATCAAGAACCAGTGA
- the ribB gene encoding 3,4-dihydroxy-2-butanone-4-phosphate synthase yields MAKPELALLKHGFLSSPEELIDEARNGRMFILVDDEDRENEGDLIIPAQMATPDAINFMARFGRGLICLALTKERVDQLGLDLMSRNNGTRHETAFTISIEAKEGVTTGISAADRARTVSVAIDASKGAEALVSPGHVFPLVARDGGVLVRTGHTEAAVDVARLAGLNPSGVICEIMKDDGTMARLDDLVAFAQFHNLKIGTIRDLIAYRRRHDHLVEKRAEARFTSEWGGEWTALTFWNKATESEQVALVKGKIDPARPTLVRMHAMSPFSDLFGEGGCRGGLLRRSMEIIGEEGAGVVVVINKPRPDQFSVALQARAGTLEPKDMDELRDYGVGATILTELGVQDMILLTNTHHTLIGLDGYGLSIVGERAIDTDV; encoded by the coding sequence GTGGCAAAGCCTGAACTCGCCCTTCTCAAGCACGGTTTCCTGTCCTCGCCCGAGGAACTGATCGACGAGGCCCGCAACGGCCGGATGTTCATCCTGGTCGACGACGAGGATCGCGAGAATGAAGGCGACCTCATCATCCCCGCCCAGATGGCGACTCCCGACGCGATCAACTTCATGGCGCGGTTCGGCCGCGGGCTGATCTGCCTCGCGCTCACCAAGGAACGCGTCGACCAGCTTGGCCTCGACTTGATGTCGCGCAACAACGGCACCCGCCACGAGACGGCGTTCACGATCTCGATCGAGGCGAAGGAAGGCGTCACCACCGGCATCTCCGCCGCCGACCGCGCCCGCACCGTATCGGTGGCGATCGATGCGTCGAAGGGCGCCGAGGCGCTCGTCTCGCCCGGTCACGTCTTTCCGCTCGTCGCGCGCGACGGCGGCGTACTGGTCCGCACCGGGCACACCGAAGCCGCGGTCGACGTCGCCCGGCTGGCCGGGCTCAATCCCTCCGGCGTGATCTGCGAGATCATGAAGGATGACGGGACGATGGCGCGGCTCGACGATCTCGTCGCCTTCGCGCAGTTCCATAACCTCAAGATCGGCACGATCCGCGATCTGATCGCCTATCGCCGCCGGCACGACCATCTCGTCGAAAAGCGTGCCGAGGCGCGGTTCACCAGCGAATGGGGCGGCGAATGGACTGCGCTCACTTTCTGGAACAAGGCAACCGAGAGCGAGCAGGTCGCCCTCGTCAAGGGCAAGATCGATCCGGCCAGGCCCACCTTGGTGCGGATGCATGCGATGTCGCCGTTCAGCGACCTCTTCGGCGAAGGCGGCTGTCGTGGCGGGCTGCTCCGGCGCTCGATGGAGATCATCGGCGAAGAGGGCGCCGGGGTGGTCGTGGTGATCAACAAGCCGCGCCCCGACCAGTTCAGCGTCGCGCTCCAGGCCAGGGCCGGGACGCTCGAGCCCAAGGACATGGACGAATTGCGCGATTACGGCGTCGGCGCGACGATCCTCACCGAACTCGGCGTGCAGGACATGATCCTCCTCACCAATACCCACCACACGCTCATCGGGCTCGACGGCTATGGCCTGTCGATCGTCGGCGAGCGCGCAATCGATACGGATGTTTGA
- a CDS encoding MFS transporter — MKAGGFDRTFAVLFAVMLAIAAGNTALQSVLPALGRSLGAADSAVAAVFSVSALLWVIAAPFWANRSDRHGRRAMVLLGIAGFTVSLLLCGIFLALGINGVLGPLATFIAFIAARVIYGAFGSAAPPAVQAIVAGRTTREERTKALTLLASAFGLGTILGPALAPYLVLGHLWHGGPEIGLAGPAFVAAAIGAVIWIAVVRLLPHDEGVSHGAAASYPSIGGQGTGATVTAATGSSSEKIGYFDPRVRVWMISGLVIGHAQAMTGQAIGFLIIDRLAVSPMDALEPTGLVLMMGAGSALLAQWGLIPLLDLKPRALVLAGTVLGVLGCIATGSATSLYGIALGYALTSLGMGLARPGFTAGSSLAVGAEGQGSVAGKVTSINGAAFVLGPSIGVGLYELWRPLPYLAAAAALACLLVYAWLSLRPSDPGRGASPAQ; from the coding sequence ATGAAGGCCGGCGGATTCGATCGCACCTTCGCGGTGCTGTTCGCGGTGATGCTGGCGATCGCGGCAGGGAATACCGCGCTGCAATCGGTGCTGCCCGCGCTCGGGCGTTCGCTCGGCGCCGCCGACAGCGCCGTCGCGGCGGTGTTCTCGGTCTCGGCGCTGCTGTGGGTGATCGCCGCGCCCTTCTGGGCCAATCGCTCGGACCGGCATGGGCGGCGCGCGATGGTGTTGCTGGGCATCGCGGGGTTCACCGTCTCGCTGCTGCTGTGCGGGATCTTCCTCGCGCTCGGGATCAACGGCGTGCTCGGACCGCTGGCGACCTTCATCGCGTTCATCGCGGCGCGGGTGATCTACGGGGCGTTCGGATCGGCGGCACCGCCGGCGGTGCAGGCAATCGTCGCCGGGCGCACCACGCGCGAGGAGCGCACGAAGGCGCTCACGCTGCTGGCGTCGGCGTTCGGGCTGGGGACGATCCTCGGACCCGCGCTCGCCCCGTATCTCGTGCTCGGCCATCTCTGGCACGGCGGACCCGAGATCGGATTGGCCGGCCCCGCCTTCGTCGCGGCGGCGATCGGCGCGGTGATCTGGATCGCGGTGGTGCGGCTGCTGCCCCATGACGAAGGCGTGTCGCACGGAGCGGCGGCGAGCTATCCGAGCATCGGCGGGCAGGGGACCGGCGCCACCGTCACTGCCGCCACCGGATCATCGAGCGAGAAGATCGGCTATTTCGATCCGCGGGTGCGCGTGTGGATGATCAGCGGGCTGGTCATCGGACATGCCCAGGCGATGACCGGGCAAGCGATCGGCTTTCTGATCATCGACCGGCTGGCGGTCTCGCCGATGGACGCGCTCGAGCCCACCGGACTGGTATTGATGATGGGCGCGGGCTCGGCCTTGCTCGCGCAATGGGGGCTGATCCCGCTGCTCGACCTCAAGCCGCGCGCACTGGTGCTCGCTGGCACCGTGCTCGGGGTGCTCGGCTGCATTGCCACCGGCAGCGCGACATCGCTCTACGGAATCGCACTGGGCTATGCGCTGACTTCGCTCGGTATGGGGCTGGCGCGGCCGGGCTTCACCGCAGGCTCATCGCTCGCGGTCGGCGCCGAGGGACAGGGCTCGGTGGCAGGCAAGGTCACTTCGATCAACGGCGCGGCGTTCGTGCTCGGCCCGTCGATCGGCGTGGGCCTGTACGAGCTGTGGCGGCCGCTGCCCTATCTGGCCGCGGCCGCCGCGCTCGCTTGCCTGCTGGTCTACGCCTGGCTCAGTCTTCGCCCTTCGGACCCCGGCCGCGGAGCATCCCCGGCGCAATGA
- a CDS encoding riboflavin synthase gives MFTGIVTDIGTVAAATQQGDMRVEVSTHYDVDTIDLGASISCSGVCLTVVDKAPGRVAFDVSAETVSRTAADMWTQGRRLNLERALKLGDELGGHIVTGHVDGIGTVSEWREEGGSHRLTIAADKELGPYVAAKGSLTVDGVSLTVNSVEDTPAGVNLMLNIIPHTAAVTTFGALQPGQAVNLEIDVLARYLQRMESLRGKA, from the coding sequence ATGTTCACGGGAATCGTCACCGATATCGGCACCGTAGCCGCCGCCACGCAGCAGGGCGACATGCGCGTCGAGGTCTCCACCCATTATGACGTCGACACGATCGATCTCGGCGCGTCGATCTCCTGCTCCGGCGTATGCCTGACAGTGGTCGACAAGGCGCCTGGCCGCGTCGCGTTCGACGTTTCGGCCGAAACCGTCTCGCGCACCGCCGCAGATATGTGGACCCAGGGGCGTCGGCTCAACCTCGAACGCGCGCTCAAGCTGGGCGACGAGCTGGGCGGGCATATCGTCACCGGCCATGTCGACGGGATCGGGACCGTTTCCGAATGGCGCGAGGAAGGCGGCTCGCACCGGTTGACGATCGCCGCCGACAAGGAACTCGGCCCCTATGTGGCCGCCAAGGGCTCGCTCACCGTCGACGGCGTCTCGCTCACCGTGAATTCGGTGGAAGACACGCCTGCGGGCGTAAATCTCATGCTCAACATCATTCCCCATACCGCCGCCGTCACTACATTCGGAGCATTGCAACCCGGGCAGGCGGTCAACCTCGAGATCGACGTGCTTGCCCGTTATCTCCAGCGCATGGAGTCGCTTCGTGGCAAAGCCTGA
- the gltX gene encoding glutamate--tRNA ligase, with protein MTVTTRFAPSPTGTLHVGNLRTALHNWMFARAHGGRFLLRIDDTDRARSEERHVESIRADLAWLGLVPDGEGRQSARFDRYEARFAELVAAGRAYPAYETAQELDLKRKVLLGRGLPPVYDRAALALSDAERAAFEAEGRAPHWRFRLDHDLPIEWDDLVRGPQRFEPKTMSDPVIRRADGSWLYLFPSVVDDIDMAITHVVRGEDHVSNTATQLQMFAALGSNPPAFAHEALLVGNEGKLSKRLGSLGVDHFRQSGIEPQALVALLARIGTSDPVEPHVDPAPLIAGFDFARFGRAPARFDEAELAQLNARIVHQLGFDAVAQRLPDGVTSEAWEAIRPNLASIAEAADWWRVVEGPIEPADLSPEDRPFLAQAAETAAQIDWSADPWHALTGALKGATGRKGKALFLPLRLALTGREHGPDMARLLPLIGRDAALARLQAAR; from the coding sequence ATGACGGTGACCACGCGCTTCGCTCCCAGTCCGACCGGTACGCTGCACGTCGGCAATCTACGGACTGCGCTCCACAACTGGATGTTCGCCCGGGCACATGGCGGCCGCTTCCTGCTGCGCATCGATGACACCGATCGCGCGCGTTCGGAGGAACGGCATGTCGAATCGATCCGCGCCGATCTCGCCTGGCTGGGTCTGGTGCCCGATGGCGAGGGACGCCAGTCGGCGCGGTTCGACCGCTATGAGGCGCGCTTCGCCGAACTGGTCGCCGCCGGTCGCGCCTATCCGGCATATGAGACTGCGCAGGAACTCGATCTCAAGCGCAAGGTGCTGCTCGGCCGCGGGCTGCCGCCGGTCTATGATCGCGCCGCGCTCGCACTGAGCGATGCCGAGCGTGCGGCGTTCGAGGCCGAAGGCCGCGCCCCGCACTGGCGCTTCCGGCTCGATCACGACCTGCCGATCGAATGGGACGATCTGGTCCGGGGACCCCAGCGATTCGAACCGAAGACGATGAGCGATCCGGTGATCCGCCGGGCCGACGGCTCGTGGCTGTATCTCTTCCCTTCGGTGGTCGACGATATCGACATGGCCATCACCCATGTCGTGCGCGGCGAGGACCATGTCTCGAACACAGCGACCCAGCTCCAGATGTTCGCTGCGCTGGGCAGCAATCCGCCCGCGTTCGCACACGAAGCATTGCTCGTCGGCAACGAAGGCAAGCTGTCCAAGCGGCTCGGCTCGCTCGGCGTCGATCATTTCCGCCAGAGCGGCATCGAGCCACAGGCGCTGGTCGCTTTGCTCGCGCGAATCGGTACCAGCGATCCGGTCGAACCGCATGTCGATCCCGCGCCGCTGATCGCCGGCTTCGATTTCGCCCGATTCGGCCGTGCACCTGCGCGATTCGACGAAGCCGAGCTCGCCCAGCTCAACGCGCGCATCGTTCACCAGCTCGGTTTCGACGCCGTCGCGCAACGCCTGCCGGACGGCGTGACGTCGGAAGCGTGGGAGGCGATACGGCCCAATCTGGCCAGTATCGCCGAAGCCGCGGACTGGTGGCGCGTGGTCGAGGGGCCGATCGAGCCCGCCGATCTCTCGCCTGAGGATCGCCCCTTTCTGGCCCAGGCGGCGGAGACGGCGGCGCAGATCGATTGGTCGGCCGATCCGTGGCATGCGCTCACCGGCGCGCTCAAGGGAGCGACCGGGCGCAAGGGGAAGGCCTTGTTCCTGCCGTTGCGGCTCGCGCTCACCGGGCGCGAACATGGGCCTGACATGGCCAGGCTGCTCCCGCTGATCGGTCGCGACGCCGCGCTCGCACGGTTGCAGGCAGCGCGCTGA
- a CDS encoding DMT family transporter: MQDVRSPRKTCAVRSHAATALIALVVANIALASGALFVRLTDVGPVAAGFWRLGIATPLLFAAAVAMGNRPVRSSRGLWGVLTIAGLAFAADLASWHLGIVRTTLANATLLGNSATLLFPIYGFIAARMWPSRLQGLALALAAIGGGLLLGRSASLSSEHLAGDLFCLFAGLLYAIYFILMARARERLAPVPALALSSLATIPPLLILALALGEQVMPGNWWPLIALAVVSQLIGQGCMIYALGHLTPLVIGIALLIQPVVGAAFGWALFDERLAAADMFGAVLVAAALVLVRQSGAGERARAQALAPGAGEPKST; the protein is encoded by the coding sequence ATGCAGGACGTCCGCTCCCCAAGGAAAACTTGTGCCGTCAGAAGCCATGCGGCGACGGCGCTGATCGCTTTGGTGGTCGCCAATATCGCGCTCGCTTCGGGAGCGCTGTTCGTGCGCCTGACCGATGTCGGTCCCGTTGCCGCAGGTTTCTGGCGGCTCGGCATCGCGACTCCTTTGCTCTTCGCCGCCGCGGTGGCGATGGGCAATCGGCCGGTCCGGTCCTCCCGTGGCTTGTGGGGCGTGCTGACTATCGCCGGCCTCGCTTTTGCCGCCGATCTCGCGAGCTGGCATCTCGGCATCGTCCGCACCACTTTGGCCAACGCCACGCTATTGGGTAATTCGGCGACTCTGCTGTTCCCGATCTACGGCTTCATCGCTGCCAGGATGTGGCCCTCGCGCCTGCAGGGACTGGCGCTGGCGCTCGCCGCGATCGGCGGGGGATTGCTGCTCGGGCGCTCGGCGAGCCTTTCTTCCGAGCATCTCGCCGGCGACCTGTTCTGCCTGTTCGCCGGCCTGCTTTATGCGATCTATTTCATTCTGATGGCGCGGGCACGCGAGCGGCTGGCACCTGTCCCCGCGCTCGCTTTGTCGTCGCTAGCGACGATCCCGCCGCTGCTGATTCTCGCGCTCGCGCTCGGCGAGCAAGTGATGCCGGGCAATTGGTGGCCGCTGATCGCGTTGGCGGTGGTCAGCCAGCTGATCGGTCAGGGCTGCATGATCTATGCGCTGGGCCACCTGACTCCGCTCGTGATCGGGATCGCGCTGTTGATCCAGCCGGTGGTCGGAGCGGCGTTCGGCTGGGCGCTTTTCGACGAGCGCCTCGCGGCGGCGGACATGTTCGGCGCGGTGCTGGTCGCGGCGGCACTCGTTCTGGTGCGGCAGAGCGGCGCGGGAGAGCGCGCCCGGGCACAAGCGCTTGCGCCCGGCGCCGGGGAGCCTAAATCGACATGA
- the ribH gene encoding 6,7-dimethyl-8-ribityllumazine synthase, translating into MARILIVEARFYAELNDMLLDGARTALQEAGHDYEIVTVPGALEIPGAVALAVETGQYDAYVALGVVIRGETYHFEIVAGESARGLMALALDGVPIGNGILTVENEEQALVRADREQKDKGGEAAKAALAMLALKSRFG; encoded by the coding sequence ATGGCCCGCATTCTCATCGTCGAAGCCCGTTTCTATGCGGAGCTCAACGACATGCTGCTCGACGGCGCGCGCACGGCGCTGCAGGAGGCGGGGCATGACTATGAGATCGTCACAGTGCCCGGCGCGCTCGAAATACCCGGCGCAGTCGCGCTTGCGGTCGAGACGGGGCAGTACGACGCCTATGTCGCGCTCGGCGTGGTGATCCGCGGCGAAACCTATCATTTCGAGATCGTCGCCGGCGAAAGCGCCCGCGGGCTGATGGCGCTGGCGCTCGACGGCGTGCCGATCGGCAACGGCATCCTCACAGTCGAGAATGAAGAGCAGGCGTTGGTCCGCGCCGATCGCGAGCAGAAGGACAAGGGCGGCGAGGCTGCCAAGGCGGCGCTGGCGATGCTCGCGCTCAAGAGCCGGTTCGGCTGA
- the ribD gene encoding bifunctional diaminohydroxyphosphoribosylaminopyrimidine deaminase/5-amino-6-(5-phosphoribosylamino)uracil reductase RibD — protein MSDARWISAALALSERTRGRTAPNPNVGCVLVKDGRVVGRGWTQPGGRPHAEAMALAEAGEKSRGATCYVTLEPCGHVSPRGPACAELLVAAGVARVVIALGDPDPRTNGQGVAKLRGAGLVVIERVAEDAARAAMAGFLTRQVRGRPFVTLKLATSLDGRIALPSGESRWITGPEARAHAHLERARHEAILVGRRTWEVDRPRLDVRLPSLEGRAPRRLVLSSTGDLTRPSDIASLEGVDHLLVEGGAETAAGFLREGLVDRLLLYRAPILIGSGKAALGDIGLTDLPAAHGRWRLIDTRTLGSDRLEVYASN, from the coding sequence CTGAGCGACGCGCGCTGGATAAGCGCGGCGCTGGCGCTTTCGGAACGCACGCGGGGGCGCACTGCTCCCAATCCGAATGTCGGCTGCGTGCTGGTGAAGGACGGTCGCGTCGTCGGACGCGGCTGGACCCAGCCCGGCGGTCGCCCGCATGCCGAAGCGATGGCATTGGCGGAAGCCGGCGAAAAGTCGCGCGGCGCGACTTGCTACGTCACTTTGGAGCCGTGCGGGCATGTCTCGCCGCGCGGTCCTGCCTGTGCCGAGCTGCTGGTCGCTGCCGGCGTTGCCCGGGTGGTGATCGCGCTCGGGGATCCTGATCCGCGCACCAATGGTCAGGGCGTCGCGAAGCTACGCGGTGCCGGGCTCGTGGTGATCGAGCGCGTCGCGGAAGATGCCGCCCGCGCGGCGATGGCCGGCTTTCTGACGCGGCAGGTACGGGGCCGCCCCTTCGTCACGCTCAAGCTCGCCACGTCGCTCGACGGCCGCATCGCCTTGCCCTCAGGCGAGAGCCGCTGGATCACCGGACCCGAGGCGCGCGCCCACGCGCATCTCGAACGCGCCCGGCACGAGGCGATCCTCGTCGGCCGCCGCACGTGGGAAGTCGATCGACCTCGCCTCGACGTTCGATTGCCAAGCCTCGAAGGGCGCGCGCCGCGCCGCCTCGTGCTTTCGTCCACGGGAGACCTCACCCGTCCGTCGGATATCGCCAGCCTCGAGGGCGTCGACCATCTCCTTGTCGAGGGCGGTGCCGAAACCGCGGCCGGATTCCTGCGCGAAGGTCTCGTCGATCGCCTGCTGCTCTATCGCGCGCCGATCCTGATCGGCAGCGGCAAAGCCGCGCTCGGCGATATCGGTCTCACCGATCTGCCCGCCGCGCATGGCCGCTGGCGGTTGATCGATACGCGCACGCTTGGCAGCGACCGGCTCGAAGTCTACGCGAGCAACTGA